Genomic DNA from Erythrobacter aureus:
GAGGAGACCGGCTGCGCTATCGTGAGCATGGTGCTGGTCGGCGTGATCGAAGAGGAACTCTCCGGCGCGCCGCACACGGCCTATCTTTTCGACGGAGTGGTCGATGCCATGCCCCGGCCCGACGGCCGCGAAGTGATCGAGGCGCGTTTCTTTCCGACGCACTCGCTCCCCGAGCCGCTGAGCCCGCGAACGAGGGCACGGCTGAAATTGTGGCAGGCACGCAAAAGCTAGACGGTCTCCGCACGCATCTCAGGGTGAACTGTGGTCTCTTGGTAGCCGCTTCCCCAAGCTTGCCCGGATGTTACAGGAGCGAGAGCTGACTATCGGGACGCGTCTGCTCTTCCCCGCCCTCCCGCTCGAGCTTGGAGAGTGTCAGCCCCATCAACCGGATCGGCATCGGTAAGGGCAGCACTTCCTCGAGCAGCGCGCGGCCGATGGCTGCGAATTCCTCTTTCGAGGCGATGGGGCGGTCGACCGTCTTCGCTCGGCTGAAAATCTGAAAGTCGGTATATTTCATCTTCAGCGTGACCGTCCGACCTGTGGCTTCGGCGCGTTCGATATAGCCCCAGACGATATCGATGATGTCTTCCATGGTCTCGCGCAGTTCGCTGCCCGAGGACAGATCGCGACTGAAGGTCCGTTCGCCGCCGACCGACTTGCGGACGCGGCTGGAACGTACGGGGCGCAGGTCGATCCCACGCGCGGCTCGGTAAAGATAGTCGGCAAAGCTGCCGAAATGCGCGCGCAGCCACTCGATATCCTTCATCGCCAGATCGCCGCCCGTTGCGATTCCGAGCTTTGCCATTTTCTCCGCTCCCTTGGGACCGACGCCATGGAACCGCCTGATCGGCAGATCGGCGACAAAATGCGAGCCTTCGCCCGGACGGATGACGCACAGCCCATCCGGCTTGTTCTGATCGCTGGCGATCTTGGCGAGGAACTTGTTGTAGCTGACCCCCGCGCTCGCGGTCAGGCGCGTCTTCGCGCGGATTTCCTGTCGGATCAGCTCGGCGATCCGCGTCGCGCTGCCAATGCCGAGCTTGTCCTCGGTTACGTCGAGATAGGCTTCATCGAGGCTCAGCGGTTCGACCAGATCGGTATGGTGACGGAAGATCGCGCGGATTTGCTGCGAGACTTCGCGATAGACGTCGAAGCGGCTTTTGCAGAAAATCAGGTTGGGGCACAATCGCTTGGCGGTGACCGAGGGCATGGCGCTGCGCACGCCGAACTTGCGCGCTTCGTAACTTGCGGCGGCCACCACACCGCGCCCGCTCGATCCGCCAACGGCCACCGGCTTGCCGCGCAGTTCGGGGTTGTCGCGCTGTTCGACGCTGGCGAAGAAGGCGTCCATATCGACATGGATGATCTTGCGAAGGCCCTCGGCCTCGCCTTCGTCGTCCGTGTCTTTCGGGTCACTCATCGCTGCACCAGCATAAAGGCGCGGGTTGCAAAGCGGAACCTTGTCCGTCACCTGCCATTTCGTGCAAATGCGAAACGATCATCTTGCCAGCGGCGAAAGGCCGCTACCCGACCGTGCGCGCCGCCCGGCGATCGGGGAACGCGAGCTGATCTGGATGATGGCGCTGCTGATGGCGTGCAACGCTTTCGGTATCGATGCCATCCTGCCCGCTCTCGACGAGCTGGCCGGAAGTCTCGGTGCGCAAGGGAATGACCGGCAGTTCGTGGTCGGGGTTTATCTGCTGGCGGCGGGTTTCGGCACGCTGATTCCGGGCTCTTTCGCCGATCGCTTCGGCAGGCGGCCCGTGCTGTTTGCGGCGCTCGGCGCGTATATCGTGCTGTCACTGGCCTGTGCTGCTGCCACAAGCTTCACGCAGTTGATCGTTCTCCGGGCACTGCAGGGCTTCTTCGCGGCGGGGATCATTGCCTTGCCGCCCGCGATCATCCGCGACCGGGTGGGCGGCGACAAAATGGCGCGGATGATGAGCCTTATCTTCGTTATCTTCCTCCTGGTGCCGGCGGTGGCGCCAAGTATCGGGCAGGGTGTTCTGCTATTGCTGGGCGACTGGCGCTGGATTTTCGTCGCGATGGCCTTGCTCGGCGTGACGATGACGGTCTGGGTGTATGTGCGCCTGCCCGAGACGCTGCATGACGATGATCGCCAGGAGATCAATATCTCGGTTATCGGCCGGAACATGCGCAGGGCGGTCACCCTCCGGTCGACCATCGGCTATACGCTGGCGAGCGCGCTGGTTTTCGGCGGGTTGTTCGGCTTTATCAATTCCTCGCAGCAGCTCATCGGCGAAGCCTTCGGTGCGGGCGATATGTTCCCGCTGCTCTTCGCCTTCTGTGCGGGCAGCATGGCGCTCGCCAACTGGTCGAACAGCCGTATCGTCGAACGCTTCGGCGCGCGCCGGGTAAGCCATTCCGCGCTCTTCCTGTTCATCGTGGTGTCGGCCCTGCAATTGTGGTTCGCGACCCAACCGAACGAAAGCCTGTGGACCTTCGTGCCGCTGATGGCCGCGAATATGAGCCTGCTCGGCTTCATCGGCGCGAATTTCGGCTCGATCGCCATGCAGCCTTTTCGCCACATCGCGGGAGCGGCTTCGAGTGCACAAAGCTTCCTCCGCATGACCACTGGCGCTACGCTGGGGGCAGCGGTGGGTTATGCCTATGACGGCACGGCGCGCCCTTTGGCGCTCGCGCTACTGGTTTCCGCGATCATGAGCCTGCTATTCGTGCTTTATTCCGAGCGCGGCTCGCTGTTCGGGCCGCCGGAGCCCGAGGTGGAATAAGATCTCCGCAGGAGAACGGGCAAGAGCAGCAGGGCCGGGACGGATATCCTGACCGGATAGGGGATACGGGGATACTGGCCTATCCGCTTTCCAGCTTCCGCCATGCCAGCCCGGCAAATTCGCATAGCAGCGGGCGCGTGTCGCGCGGGTCGATGATGTCCTCGACATTGAAGCGTTCGGCGCTGCGGAACGGCGAGGTGACCTTGTCGAGCCGCGCGCGAATTGCGTCGAGCTCCGCCGCGGGATCTTCGGCGGCTTCCAACTCCGATTTATAGGCCACTTCCAGCCCGCCCGCGATCGGCAGGCTGCCCCAGTCGCCGCTCGGCCAGCAATAGCGATACTGGTAGGTTTCGGCATTGCTCATCGCGCTTCCCGCAATACCATAGGCACGGCGCAGGACGATCGAGGCGAGCGGGACACTTGCCTTGTAGATCGCGTTCATCGCCTGCACGCCGTAACGGATGGTCCCCGCCATTTCCGCCTCGCGCCCGATCATGAAGCCGGGATTGTCGACCAGATGGACGATGGGCAGGCGGAACTGGTCGGCAAGCTTGACGAACCGCTCCACCTTTTCGCTCGACTTGGCATCCCATGATCCGCCGAGATAGCTCGGGTCGCTTGCCAGAACCGCCACCGGCCAGCCATCGAGCCGTGCGAGCGCGGTAATGCAGGCGCGGCCCCACATGCGGCCGATTTCGAATACGGTGCCCTGGTCGAATACCATCTCCATACAGCGCCGCATCGAATAGACCTGCTTGTCCTGGCGCGGGACGAGCGAGAGCAGCGCTTCCTCGCGCCGGTGGACCGGGTCGGTACAGTTGGAGCGGCGCGCGAGCTGGCCGACATACTCGGGCATGAAGGACAGGAAATGCCGCGCGCGGGCGAAGGCTTCGGCTTCGCTCGATACTTCGTCATCGACCACGCCATTGCGGGTGTGGATGCCGCTTCCGCCCAGGTCTTCCTTGGCTTGGCTGTGGTCGTCGGAGCCCCTGTAGCTTTCACCCAGCCCATCGACCACGGCAGGCCCGGCGGCGAAAATCTGGCTGAGGCCCTTGACCATGATCGAATAATGGCTCGCGACCGTTCGCGCTGCACCAAGGCCTGCGGTGGGGCCGAGTGCGAGCGCCACCACAGGGACGGTGTCGAGGTTTTTCACTACGTCCGACCAGCCAGGCACGGCAGGGATATAGGTCGCGCCGATCTGTTCGAGCGTCTTGACGCTGCCGCCACCGCCCGTGCCGTCGATCATACGGATGAGCGGGAGTTTCAGCTCATGCGCCATCTTCTCGGCCTGCACCATCTTGCGGCTGATCCCGGCATCCGCCGCGCCGCCGCGAATGGTGAAATCGTCCGCCGTCGCGACGACGGGGCGGCCATTGATCAGTGCCTTGCCGAACAGAAAAGGGGCGGGAAGGACAGACTGTAGATTGCCCTCCTCGTCATAGGAGCCGCGCCCGGCGATCTTGCCGATCTCGCGGAAGCTGCCGTCGTCCACCAGCGCGGCAAGCCGGGCGCGGGCATCCATCTTGCCGCGTGCATGCTGACGGGCGACCTTCTCCTCGCCGCCCATCCGTTCGGCCAGCGCCTCGCGCTGGCGCAGTTCTTCGAGTTCTTTTTCCCAGCTCATCCTTGTCTCGTCCTTGCGAGTGCAGCGAAGCAATCCAGAGCAAAACGCGCGACAGTTCTGAATTGCCGCGTCGCTTCGCTCCTCGCAATGACGAAGTATTGAGGGCTTGCCTAGTCTTCCACAGGCTCCACCACCGCCAGCACGGCCTCGACCTGTACTTGCCCGCCTTCGCTGGCGGAAAGCTCGGTCACGGTCCCGTCGAACGGCGCGGTGAGCGCGTGTTCCATCTTCATCGCCTCGAGCACCATCAGCCGCTGGCCTGCGGTGACTGCGTCGCCCTCGGCTACATCGACCGCGATGACCTTGCCCGGCATTGGGGCAAGGATAGCGCCGTCACCCACCGCTCCGGCACCCGAACCGCGCGCCTGGCGTTCGAAGACGAAGCTCTGTCCGTCTGCGAAGACCACTGCGCGTTCGGGGTCAACGAAGCCGGTTGCATGGCTTTCGGCATGCGTACGCGCAGCAGGAATACTGCGCGTTTCGCCCTTGTGGGTGAGCACCGCGTCGAGCGCGCCCGGCGCGTTGAGGCGCAGACCGATGGGCAGGTCGTCGTGCTCCTCGGTCTCTGCCAGTGCGACGAAGTCGGCAGCGGTCTGCCAGATCTCGGCATCGGCCTCGTCGGAGGACACGAGCACGTCGAGCTTGGATTCGATGAAGCCGGTGTCGAGATTGGCTTCCTCGAAATCCTCATCGCGCAGGCAATTGGCGATGAAGGCTGCGTTGGTCTTGACCGGCCATATCTCGACGCTTTCGGCGATATCGGCGAGCTGGTCGATCGCCTCGGCGCGGGTCTCGCCCCAGACGACGAGTTTGGCGACCATCGGGTCATAGAAGGGCGAGATCATGTCGCCTTCCTCGACCCCGGTTTCGATCCGGCCTTCGACGCCGAGGTCGAAATGCTCGAGCCGTCCGGTCGAGGGCAGGAACCCGCCGGTCGGGTCTTCGGCATAGAGGCGCGCCTCGATCGAATGGCCGTCGATGAAGAGTTCGTCCTGCGTGGCCGGGATCGCCTCGCCGCCCGCCACGCGTAGCTGCCATTCGACCAAGTCCACCCCGGTGATCTCCTCGGTCACCGGGTGCTCGACCTGAAGCCGCGTGTTCATTTCCATGAAGAAGATGCGGTCGGCGCGCAGGCCTTCGCTGGCGTCGGCGATGAATTCGATCGTGCCCGCGCCCTCGTAGTCGACCGCCTTGGCAGCGCGGACGGCGGCGGCGCAGATTTCTTCGCGGGTCGCCTCGTCCATGCCGGGGGCGGGGGCTTCCTCGATCACTTTCTGGTGACGACGCTGCAATGAGCAGTCGCGTTCGAACAGGTGGACGACATTGCCGTGGCTGTCGCCAAAGACCTGCACTTCGATATGGCGGGGGCTTGTGATCCACTTTTCCAGCAGAACTTCGTCGTTGGAGAAGCTGGCCTTGGCCTCGCGCCGGCAACTTTCGAGCGAAGCTGCGAAGTCCTCGGCCTTGTCGACCTTGCGCATGCCCTTGCCGCCACCGCCCGCGACCGCCTTTATCAGCACGGGATAGCCGATGGCATCGGCCTCTTGCTTGAGGCGCTCGAACGACTGATCCTTGCCCTCATAGCCGGGCGTCACCGGCACGCCCGCCTCGCGCATCAGCTTCTTGGCGGCGTCCTTGAGGCCCATCGCCTCGATGCTCGACGGCTTCGGGCCGACCCAGATGAGGTCAGAGTCGATGACAGCCTGCGCGAAGCCCGCATTCTCCGACAGGAATCCGTAGCCGGGATGGATCGCTTCGGCGCCGGTCTGCCTGGCGGCGGCGATGATTTTCTCGCCTACCAGATAGCTCTCCGCAGCGGGGGAGGGGCCGATATGCACCGCCTCGTCGGCGCTGCGCACGTGGAGCGCCTTGGCATCGGCATCCGAATAGACTGCGACGGTGGCGATCCCCATCTCACGCGCGGTGCGGATGATGCGGCAGGCGATTTCGCCGCGATTGGCGATAAGGAGCTTCTGGATCATGCGGGTGCCGCTAACTCATTTTTCAAGTCATTGCGAGCCGCAGACGAAGCAATCTATCGCCAGTTGTGTCGGCAATCCTCATTGTTGGATGATGGATTGCCGCGTCGGCCCCGCAAGCCTGCTCGCAATGACTGCTAGTACGCTGTTACCACCCGGCGACAGGGCGGAAATCGTGGCGGCTCCAGATGATCGGCTCTTGCGGGCCGCTGGGGCGGTTCCAGACCGCCTCACCGAAAGCGGCGACGATGTGCCACAGCTTTTCCGGCCCGCTAACCCGTGTGCGGGTGTCCCATGCGACTTGCCCGCGATTCAGGACCTTGCGCCCGATCGCGCCATAGATGCGCGCGGCGGCGAGCACCGCCCAGCGCTGGCGAAACCGCAGCCGTTTGGCGCCGAGTTTGGAAGCGGCTTCGTGCTTTTCCATTAGCGCGATCATGCGGGGCATCAGGCTGGCGAGCTTGAAGCGGTTTTCGGGCAGCGCGTGTTCGCCCTGTTCCCAGCCCATCTCTTCGAGCCAGACCTTGGGCAGATAGCAGCGCCCGGCCTGCGCATCTTCCACGATATCGCGTGCGATATTGGCGATCTGGAAGGCCAGTCCCAGATCGCACGCCCGATCCAGCGTTTCCCCATCGTCTGCGGGGACGCCCATGATCCGGGCCATCATAATGCCGACCGCCCCGGCGACGTGATAGCAATACCGCATCATGTCCTGTTCGGTGGTGGGGCTCCAGCGCGTGGCGTCCAGCGCGAAACCGGCGATAACGTCGTTCGCCTCGTCCAGAGTCAGCCCGCATTCGTGGGCGACGAGACCGAACGCATCGAAGGCCGCATCGGCGGTAGGCTGCTCCTCGAAGGCGCGCTTCGTGAGGATGCGCAGTGCCTGAACGCGATCCTCTGCATCCTTGGGCGTGCCCTGGTCTCCCAGCGGACCGCCCTTGTCCTGATTGTCGGCGATATCATCGCAGCGGCGGCACCAGGCATAAAGCAGCCAGCTGCGTTCGCGCGTGGCCTTGTCGAACAGTTTCGAGGCGGCGGCGAAGCTGTGCGAACCCTGCTCGATCGAATCGAGCGATTTTTCGACCAGCATAGCCCGGTCCCGCCCGCCGCCAGCCCGGGCGGGCGTTGGTCGCAGATAGCGCGACGGGGCGAGAGGGCGGGGCTTGTTCAGAGGTCGTCGGCCTTCATCTGGAAGATCGGGGTGTGCGGCTCGTAGGCCGTCATTCGGTCGAGCAAACCGTCGAGCGTCGTGTCGTGGACGAGAATGCTCTGGTGGACGGGACGGACGAAACCGACATCGGCCATCTTGCGGTTAAAAGCGATCAATTCGTCATAGAAGCCGAAAGCGTTGAGCAGGCCGACCGGGTTGTTGTGATAGCCCAATTGTGCCCAGCTCATGGCCTCCCACAACTCGTCCATCGTGCCGACGCCGCCGGGAATGGTTATGAACCCATCGGACAAGTCGGTGAAGCGCTGCTTGCGCTCGTGCATGCCGCCGACGGTGTAAAGCTCGGTACAATCGTGATTGGCGACCTCGCTGTTGGCGAGCGCATCGGGGATGACGCCGACCACCTCTCCGCCTGCTTCCAGTGCGCCGCGCGCGGTGGCACCCATCAGACCGAGCCGGCCGCCACCATAGACGACGCCGATCCCTTTTTGGGCAAGACCCTTGCCGACATCGTAGGCGAGTTGAATATAGCGCGGATCATCCGGCGAAGCCGATCCGCAATAGATCGCAAGTCGTTTCATATCGCGGCTCATACCGCCAGATCCTCCAGCATAAGTCCCGCAGTCGCCTTGGCGCTGCCTACCACGCCGGGGATACCGGCGCCGGGATGCGTCCCAGCACCGACGAGGTAGAAATTGTCAAGCACATCATCGCGATTGTGCCCGCGGAACCAGGCGCTCTGCGTCAATACGGGTTCCAGGCTGAAGGCGCTGCCCATATGGGCGTTGAGGTCCATCGCGAAATCGCGCGGCGCGTAGTGGAACTTGGTCACGATCCGCGAATGGATATCGGGGATCAGGCGCCGCTCCAGCTCGTCGAGAATGCGTTTCTCGAGCAGCGGGCCCATTTCTTCCCAGTCGACTGCCAGCTTGCCCATATGGGCCACGGGCACCAGTGCGTAGAAAGTGCTCATGCCCTCGGGCGCCATGCTCGCATCGCTCACCGTCGGGTGATGCAGATAAATCGAGAAATCCTGCGGCAGCACGCCGTGATCGTATATGTCTTCGAGCAGGCCCTTATAGCGCGGCCCGAACAGGATCATGTGGTGCGGGATGCCCGGCCAGGTCCCTTCGATCCCGAAATGGACCACGAACAGGCTGGGGCTGAAGCTTTTGCGCGACAGGCTCCGGGCATAGTCCGCCCCGCGCTTGGAGCCAGCCAGCAGGTCCTTGTAGCTGTGCATGATGTCGGCATTGCTGGCGATTGCGTCGAAGCGGTGGCGCCAGCCCGAATGGGTTTCCACCTCGGTTACATGTTTTCCCAGAGTATGGATATGGACCACCGGATCGTGCAGTCGTACGGTCCCGCCGATCCGCTCGAAATGCTTGACCATGCCGGCGATCAGCCGGTTGGTGCCGCCCTTCGCCCACCACACGCCGCCATCCTTCTCCAATTTGTGGATCAGCGCATAGATGCTGCTGGTCTTCATCGGATTGCCGCCGACCAGCAGAGTGTGGAAGCTCAGTGCTTCGCGCAGTTTCTCGTTTTCGACATAGCTCGAAACCATCGAATAGACGCTGCGCCAGGCCTGCTGCTTGGCCAGCGCGGGCGCGGCCTTTATCATCGATTTGAAGTCCAGGAAGGGCACATGGCCGAGCTTGACGTAGCCTTCTTCGTAAACGGCTTCGGAATATTCGAGGAAGCGCTGATAGCCCGCGACATCGGCCGGGTTGAGCTGCGCGATTTCGCGGAATAGCTGTTCCTCGTCGTTCGAATAGTCGAACTGGGTGCCGTCGGGCCAGTGCAGGCGGTAAAACGGCATCACCGGCATCAGCTCGACGTCTTCGGCAATGTCGTGCCCGGTAAGCGCCCACAATTCCTTCAGGCAGTCGGGATCGGTGATGACCGTCGGCCCGGCATCGAAGGTGAACCCGTCCCGTTCCCAGAAATAGGCCCGACCGCCGGGTTTGTCGCGCGCTTCGACCACGGTAGTCTGGATACCGGCAGATTGCAGCCGGATGGCCAGCGCGAGACCGCCGAAACCGGCGCCGATCACGCAGGCGCTCTTGCCCGTGGCGACGGGATCGACGGGCTGTTCGCCGGAACCTGCGGCGGTGGGGGTGTTGAGTTCGGCGTTCATTGCGACCTTTCATGAACGAGCGGGTTGCCCTTGCCAAGCAGCGCCCGGATTGCGGCTGTTACAGCTACGGGCGGTTTGCCCGACAGGATGCGCAGCTTGTCCGCGAGCGTTGGACGCCCGGCATAGAAGCGTTCGACCAGCGGTTCGCGCAGGCGATAGAAGCGTTCGAACACGCGATATCGTTCCCCCGGCTTCGCGGCATCGAACAACATCCGGCCCAGCCGGCGGTAGAAGCGGGTGGCGCGCCAATGATCGTGGACGCGTTTCTCGAACAGCGCGGCGATCTGGGGTCCCGGCCTGTCTGCCACGCGGGCTAGGGCCAGGGCATTGGCAACGGCGAAGGGCAGAGTGTAACTGGTCAGCGGGTGCGTGAAGCCGCCGCGTGCCCCGGCGCGCACTATGCCAGCTTGGCCCAGGCTGCGGCGGTACGCGGTAAAATCACCGCCCGTGATTACCGGCAGGATTCCGGTTTCCCCGCCAAGGGTGTTTCCCCGCCACCCCATTGCCTGGCAATAGCTATCGATACGTTCCGACAGCACATCGCGATCGAGCACGGGGGCATCGGCGTAATAGGTGTCCTCTACGAAAAGCTCATTCGCGTTCAGCGGCAAAGTATATACGAACCGGTACGCGTCATGCTGCCTTACCCGCGCATCCATCACGATCGGACAGGCAAGCCCATGTGGGGTGTCCGTCCGCAGATGCCGTCCCATGAAGACCTGCCAGCCGCCGCGCAGATGCGCGGAAGGTTCGAAATCGCGGCAATCGACCACAACCCGGGCGGCCAGGCTCGCGCCGTTTTCAAGGGTGATACCATCCGGCGTCAGCTCGACGGCGCGCGAATTTGTGCGGATCGCATCCTGTGGCAGTTCGCGGCGCAAAGTCGCGTCGAAGTCGCGGCTTGCGAGCGATCGATAGGTCGAGCCGAGGCGGCGCTCATGGCCGGGAAAGAAGACGTCGTATCCGGCATCCCATTCGGTCTTTGCGAATGGGGCCAGCAGGGCGGCGCCATCATCGTCGAGATCGCTGGTGAACCAGCTCCACCGGTGGTTCCCGCCAAAGGCATCGCCCGCTTCGACAAGGGCGATCCGCATCTGGGGATGGCCCTTGCTGACGGCCAGCGCGGCCAGCCCGCCCGCCAGCCCGCCGCCCACGATGGCCATGTCGATCGCGCGCCCGTTCATTGCGTTCAGGGCTTAGGGGTGAAGTGCGGCTCCGGCAATTGCGCAGTTCCCGCACGGGCTAGAAACACGGTTCGGTGCCTGGTGGCGATGGCGACTGCCCGTCCCATTTCCACCTTTCCCGGTGGTCGTGCCGCAAAGTACGTGCCGCATTCGATCTGGCAAGAAGGCCAGGAACATGACATTGTCATAAGTGTTAGACAGCAAACAGGGAAATCCAGGGATATACTTATGAAATCGATGCTCGCCCTCACCGGCTCGCTGGCGTTGCTGGGTGCTGCGCCCGTGCAGGCACAAAATGTCGAGAACCTGCCTGCCGAAGAGGAAACGGTGTTCGATGGCGACTGGTTTTCCATCGGCGTAGGAGCCGTCTATTCGGCAAGCTACGATGGTTCCGACGACTATGTTTTCAGCCCGATTCCCATCGTGCAGGGGAAAATCGGCGGCGTGCGCATCAATCCGCGAGCGGGCGGGGTAGCCCTGGATTTCGTCAACGACCAGAGCGAAGGGGCGAAAATCTCGGGCGGGATCGCGGCGCGCCTCAATCGCAATCGTGCAACTCAGATCGAGGACACGGTGGTTTTGAGCTATGGCGAGCTCGACACGGCTTTCGAAGTCGGCCCCAGTGTGGGGATCAGCTTTCCCGGCGTGATGAACCGCTTCGACAGTCTCAGTTTCAATGTCGATACTCTGTGGGACGTTGCAGGCGCGCATGACGGCATCGTGGTCAGACCCACGGCGACATATTTCACGCCGCTCAGCCGCGGCATGGCAATCTCGCTTTCTGCTGGCGGAAGCTATGTCGACGACGATTACGCTCGATATTACTATTCCGTCCCCGCTGGCGGGGCCTTGCCGCAGTTTCAGGCCGAAGGGGGGTGGGACAGCGTCGGGGTGAACCTGCTCGCCGGGATCGATCTCAACGGCAATCTCGCCGATGGCGGTCTCGCACTGGTGGTGCTGGGAGGTTACTCGCGCATGCTGGGCGACGCCAAACAGACCCCCTTCACGTCCATTCGCGGTGATGCGGATCAATGGATGGGCGCCTTGGGGATCGGCTACACCTTCTAACCCTGGACGGGCCTGTCATTTGATGCGGATCAATGCATCGCTCTTCTCTCTCATGCGATAGATTCGCGCGAGAGAGGAGAGGCTGATGAACGTTGTCGGCAATATAGAGAGCGATACGGCGATCCATGTGGACGTGCTGATCGTGGGGGCTGGAATTTCGGGGATTGGCTCTGCCTATCACTTGCAGGAGCAGTGCCCTTGGGCGCGTTACGCCATCCTGGAGATGAAAGACACGTTCGGGGGCACCTGGGATACGCATAAATATCCCGGCGTGCGGTCCGACAGCGATCTCTACACCTTCGGTTACCGCTTCAAGCCCTGGGTCGGCGCGCCTATCGCCAGTGCCGGTGAAATCCTCAAATATATGGGCGAGGTGATCGAGGAAAACGGCATCGACGAGCATATCCGCTACGGCCACCGCATCACGTCCTGTGCCTATGCGCGCGATACCGGCCTCTGGACCGTTACGGCGA
This window encodes:
- a CDS encoding acetyl/propionyl/methylcrotonyl-CoA carboxylase subunit alpha, which encodes MIQKLLIANRGEIACRIIRTAREMGIATVAVYSDADAKALHVRSADEAVHIGPSPAAESYLVGEKIIAAARQTGAEAIHPGYGFLSENAGFAQAVIDSDLIWVGPKPSSIEAMGLKDAAKKLMREAGVPVTPGYEGKDQSFERLKQEADAIGYPVLIKAVAGGGGKGMRKVDKAEDFAASLESCRREAKASFSNDEVLLEKWITSPRHIEVQVFGDSHGNVVHLFERDCSLQRRHQKVIEEAPAPGMDEATREEICAAAVRAAKAVDYEGAGTIEFIADASEGLRADRIFFMEMNTRLQVEHPVTEEITGVDLVEWQLRVAGGEAIPATQDELFIDGHSIEARLYAEDPTGGFLPSTGRLEHFDLGVEGRIETGVEEGDMISPFYDPMVAKLVVWGETRAEAIDQLADIAESVEIWPVKTNAAFIANCLRDEDFEEANLDTGFIESKLDVLVSSDEADAEIWQTAADFVALAETEEHDDLPIGLRLNAPGALDAVLTHKGETRSIPAARTHAESHATGFVDPERAVVFADGQSFVFERQARGSGAGAVGDGAILAPMPGKVIAVDVAEGDAVTAGQRLMVLEAMKMEHALTAPFDGTVTELSASEGGQVQVEAVLAVVEPVED
- a CDS encoding TIGR00730 family Rossman fold protein, which encodes MKRLAIYCGSASPDDPRYIQLAYDVGKGLAQKGIGVVYGGGRLGLMGATARGALEAGGEVVGVIPDALANSEVANHDCTELYTVGGMHERKQRFTDLSDGFITIPGGVGTMDELWEAMSWAQLGYHNNPVGLLNAFGFYDELIAFNRKMADVGFVRPVHQSILVHDTTLDGLLDRMTAYEPHTPIFQMKADDL
- a CDS encoding multidrug effflux MFS transporter, whose amino-acid sequence is MRNDHLASGERPLPDRARRPAIGERELIWMMALLMACNAFGIDAILPALDELAGSLGAQGNDRQFVVGVYLLAAGFGTLIPGSFADRFGRRPVLFAALGAYIVLSLACAAATSFTQLIVLRALQGFFAAGIIALPPAIIRDRVGGDKMARMMSLIFVIFLLVPAVAPSIGQGVLLLLGDWRWIFVAMALLGVTMTVWVYVRLPETLHDDDRQEINISVIGRNMRRAVTLRSTIGYTLASALVFGGLFGFINSSQQLIGEAFGAGDMFPLLFAFCAGSMALANWSNSRIVERFGARRVSHSALFLFIVVSALQLWFATQPNESLWTFVPLMAANMSLLGFIGANFGSIAMQPFRHIAGAASSAQSFLRMTTGATLGAAVGYAYDGTARPLALALLVSAIMSLLFVLYSERGSLFGPPEPEVE
- a CDS encoding phytoene desaturase translates to MNAELNTPTAAGSGEQPVDPVATGKSACVIGAGFGGLALAIRLQSAGIQTTVVEARDKPGGRAYFWERDGFTFDAGPTVITDPDCLKELWALTGHDIAEDVELMPVMPFYRLHWPDGTQFDYSNDEEQLFREIAQLNPADVAGYQRFLEYSEAVYEEGYVKLGHVPFLDFKSMIKAAPALAKQQAWRSVYSMVSSYVENEKLREALSFHTLLVGGNPMKTSSIYALIHKLEKDGGVWWAKGGTNRLIAGMVKHFERIGGTVRLHDPVVHIHTLGKHVTEVETHSGWRHRFDAIASNADIMHSYKDLLAGSKRGADYARSLSRKSFSPSLFVVHFGIEGTWPGIPHHMILFGPRYKGLLEDIYDHGVLPQDFSIYLHHPTVSDASMAPEGMSTFYALVPVAHMGKLAVDWEEMGPLLEKRILDELERRLIPDIHSRIVTKFHYAPRDFAMDLNAHMGSAFSLEPVLTQSAWFRGHNRDDVLDNFYLVGAGTHPGAGIPGVVGSAKATAGLMLEDLAV
- a CDS encoding phytoene/squalene synthase family protein, whose protein sequence is MLVEKSLDSIEQGSHSFAAASKLFDKATRERSWLLYAWCRRCDDIADNQDKGGPLGDQGTPKDAEDRVQALRILTKRAFEEQPTADAAFDAFGLVAHECGLTLDEANDVIAGFALDATRWSPTTEQDMMRYCYHVAGAVGIMMARIMGVPADDGETLDRACDLGLAFQIANIARDIVEDAQAGRCYLPKVWLEEMGWEQGEHALPENRFKLASLMPRMIALMEKHEAASKLGAKRLRFRQRWAVLAAARIYGAIGRKVLNRGQVAWDTRTRVSGPEKLWHIVAAFGEAVWNRPSGPQEPIIWSRHDFRPVAGW
- a CDS encoding acyl-CoA carboxylase subunit beta, which gives rise to MSWEKELEELRQREALAERMGGEEKVARQHARGKMDARARLAALVDDGSFREIGKIAGRGSYDEEGNLQSVLPAPFLFGKALINGRPVVATADDFTIRGGAADAGISRKMVQAEKMAHELKLPLIRMIDGTGGGGSVKTLEQIGATYIPAVPGWSDVVKNLDTVPVVALALGPTAGLGAARTVASHYSIMVKGLSQIFAAGPAVVDGLGESYRGSDDHSQAKEDLGGSGIHTRNGVVDDEVSSEAEAFARARHFLSFMPEYVGQLARRSNCTDPVHRREEALLSLVPRQDKQVYSMRRCMEMVFDQGTVFEIGRMWGRACITALARLDGWPVAVLASDPSYLGGSWDAKSSEKVERFVKLADQFRLPIVHLVDNPGFMIGREAEMAGTIRYGVQAMNAIYKASVPLASIVLRRAYGIAGSAMSNAETYQYRYCWPSGDWGSLPIAGGLEVAYKSELEAAEDPAAELDAIRARLDKVTSPFRSAERFNVEDIIDPRDTRPLLCEFAGLAWRKLESG
- the dinB gene encoding DNA polymerase IV, with amino-acid sequence MSDPKDTDDEGEAEGLRKIIHVDMDAFFASVEQRDNPELRGKPVAVGGSSGRGVVAAASYEARKFGVRSAMPSVTAKRLCPNLIFCKSRFDVYREVSQQIRAIFRHHTDLVEPLSLDEAYLDVTEDKLGIGSATRIAELIRQEIRAKTRLTASAGVSYNKFLAKIASDQNKPDGLCVIRPGEGSHFVADLPIRRFHGVGPKGAEKMAKLGIATGGDLAMKDIEWLRAHFGSFADYLYRAARGIDLRPVRSSRVRKSVGGERTFSRDLSSGSELRETMEDIIDIVWGYIERAEATGRTVTLKMKYTDFQIFSRAKTVDRPIASKEEFAAIGRALLEEVLPLPMPIRLMGLTLSKLEREGGEEQTRPDSQLSLL